In Limisphaerales bacterium, the following proteins share a genomic window:
- a CDS encoding DegT/DnrJ/EryC1/StrS family aminotransferase, with the protein MAVPLLDVAAQNLALETELQDAFTRVLHSGHYILGNEVSSFETETAARCGAVHGIGTSSGTDALLLALMSLGIGPGDEVLCPSFTFFATAGSIARTGATPVFVDSHADTFNLNAEDADAKVTERTKAILPVHLFGQAADMTAIGQLAKAHSLHLIEDAAQAQGATWEGIPVGGMGDFGAFSFYPTKNLGALGDAGLLTTSNDALAERARLLRGHGAKPKYHHEAIGGNFRLDELQAALLRVKQTQLDEWIALRTGNAALYQSLLAGTPDLILPAAAPGHSWNQFTVRLPNRERRDALAAHLRAAKIGNEIYYPEALHEQPCFAHLPSANCPVAEQLTAQVLSLPVFPEMTETQIAEVANSVSAFCA; encoded by the coding sequence ATGGCCGTTCCGCTCCTTGATGTTGCCGCCCAAAACCTCGCCTTGGAGACGGAATTGCAGGATGCCTTCACGCGCGTGCTTCACTCGGGGCATTACATTCTCGGCAACGAAGTTTCATCTTTCGAAACTGAAACCGCCGCACGCTGTGGCGCCGTCCACGGCATTGGCACTTCTTCGGGCACGGACGCGCTGTTGCTTGCGCTAATGAGCCTCGGCATCGGGCCGGGCGATGAAGTGCTTTGCCCGTCGTTTACTTTTTTTGCCACCGCCGGCAGCATCGCCCGCACGGGCGCCACGCCGGTGTTTGTCGATTCCCACGCGGACACCTTCAACCTCAACGCCGAGGACGCCGACGCCAAAGTCACCGAGCGCACCAAAGCAATTCTCCCCGTCCATCTTTTTGGACAAGCCGCGGATATGACTGCCATCGGTCAGCTTGCCAAGGCGCACTCGCTGCACCTCATCGAGGACGCCGCGCAAGCGCAGGGCGCCACGTGGGAAGGCATCCCCGTCGGCGGGATGGGCGACTTCGGCGCGTTCAGTTTTTATCCCACCAAAAACCTCGGCGCACTGGGCGACGCCGGACTGCTCACCACCAGCAACGATGCCCTCGCCGAACGCGCCCGTCTCCTGCGTGGTCACGGTGCAAAACCAAAATATCATCACGAAGCCATCGGCGGCAATTTCCGCCTCGATGAACTCCAAGCTGCGCTGCTCCGCGTCAAGCAAACCCAGCTCGACGAATGGATCGCCCTGCGCACCGGCAACGCCGCGCTATACCAATCGCTGCTCGCCGGCACGCCGGACCTCATCCTGCCCGCCGCCGCGCCCGGCCATTCGTGGAATCAATTCACCGTGCGCCTCCCCAACCGCGAACGCCGCGACGCCCTCGCCGCCCACCTGCGCGCCGCCAAAATCGGCAACGAAATTTATTATCCCGAAGCGCTTCACGAACAACCTTGCTTCGCCCACCTCCCATCCGCAAACTGCCCCGTCGCCGAGCAACTCACCGCCCAAGTTCTCAGCCTCCCCGTCTTTCCCGAAATGACCGAAACCCAAATCGCCGAAGTCGCCAATTCCGTCAGCGCTTTTTGCGCATAG